The genomic DNA agtttgggaaccactgctttagagacTATCATACTCTTTTTCTTCAGAAAGAAACTGAACATCCCTTTAAAAAGTCTTGTGAGGTACAAGCACCTTCTCTGACTGTTCCTCCTCCTGTCTTTCTCCCCCTCAGGCATTTCCCCAAGTACTACTACAAACTGAAGTTCAAGGTGCCTGGCAGCAATGCTTCTGTTGCCATCCTCATGATAGACACTGTGACCATCTGTGGCAATTCAGATGATTTCCAGAACGAACAGCCCCTGCGTCCACGTAATGTAAACATGGCCCGTAGCCAGCTGTCCTGGCTTCGCAAACAGATGGCCAACTCCCAAGATGACTACTTGATCGTGGCTGGGCACTACCCAGTGTGGTCGGTGGGAAAGCACGGCCCCACGGCATGCTTGGTCAAGCAACTACAGCCACTGTTGCTGAAATACAAGGCGACAGCCTACTTATGTGGCCATGACCACAACCTGCAGGTGAGTCAAGGAAGaggaggtgaaatctcttttcctgtagttcgcatctattgctctgtgtcctagtctcttgagcagcaaaaaacaagtttcctccatcctcaatatgacatcccttcaaatattttatagaatcatagagtgctTATGTGTTTTGTGGCTCTTGTGGTTGCTACTGGTCTGCAGCCTTTTTTCCTTCATGGGAGATGTGTTTTCACATCTCCTGTATCCTCAGTTTCCCAAGATTGTGTTTTCTGCTGTACTGCACAATGGCTTGCAAAGCAGCCCAGTTTGTATGCATAAATGGGGAAAATGCACTGAAAGAAttccaatttattatttttaaagagtttaTATGATTGTTAGGTACACTGATGGTGTATACTCTATATATATTGCTTCTGTGCAACCTTCTCCTGCTATATACAGGTTTGCAAGCTGAAATACTTTTAAATTAGCAGGATAAAAATCTTAGTGGGAgaagtgatagagtctccttctttggaagttttttaatggggctggatggccatctgttgggagggttttaattgtgtattcttgcatggcagaaaagggttAAACTGGATGATCCCTTGGGGTCTTTTTAAGCTTTATGAATCTAGGATTCCATGAAGTCTCTAGAGTCAGCCATCTTAGTGCCTTCAAACCCCAATAGATATCTCTTTAAACCAAAGCTTTTCTTGAACCTTTCTGTTCATTCTGACCTTCACTACATCCCTGAccattgtttgcatttgttaGACATCTTTGATCTTTCCTTCACCAAACCTTGACCTTCTAAGACAGACTGTTAGCCTTCTCAGCAGGGAGAAACTATTTTATTGGCATGTGTTATCTTAAATACAGTTTGTTATTTCTTAcaacacttaggctgcatctgcactgcagaaataatttgttttggcaacattttgactgccatggcttcatgctatggaattctgggaactattgtTCATTGtgactggtgccacaataaattacagttcccagaactgcatagcatagagccatggcagtcaaagtggtgccaaaccagattatttttgcagtgtggacgCAGAATTATTTCTTGCAACATCTCTTGTTGTGCCGGTTGTGTTTTCCACATTATTTACATTCCTGACTGGGCTGGGAGCTCCCAAAAATGTTCCTCCCAGAATTATTTCAGGCACTAATATGATGAACTGAGGGGGTGCCCCCAAAGTGATTTGACAATGATTCGGATGTAAGCCTATTCCTTGTTTTCTTCTCGCCCCAGTACCTGCAGGACAAAAACGGCTTGGGCCATGTGCTGAGTGGAGCAGGCAACTTCATGGATGACAACAAGCAACACCTCCATCAAGTCCCTGCTGGTTACCTGCGCTTCTTCTATGGCCATACTACTTCTCAGGGTGGATTTGCCTATATTGAGATTGATAGCAAAGAGATGAGTATCACCTACATCGAGGCCAAAGGCAAGTCACTCTACAAGACCTCGCTGCCCAGGCGGAGACGCTTCTAAAGACAAGACAGCCAGCATCACTGACTAGACATCCTAATTTGTAGCAAAGGGCACCAGTGACATCTctggcacacacacatatcctagTCTGAGAGATGGCATTTGTGGGGAGCATACAAACATCCAAGA from Sceloporus undulatus isolate JIND9_A2432 ecotype Alabama chromosome 2, SceUnd_v1.1, whole genome shotgun sequence includes the following:
- the ACP5 gene encoding tartrate-resistant acid phosphatase type 5; this encodes MQSLLFLLGIFLAAPPSLHASSSSLRFIAVGDWGGVPNAPFYTAREAAVAKEMGRTVASLGADFILSLGDNFYYSGVNDVYDKRFQETFESVFQAPSLRKVPWYVVAGNHDHSGNVSAQIAYTKISKRWHFPKYYYKLKFKVPGSNASVAILMIDTVTICGNSDDFQNEQPLRPRNVNMARSQLSWLRKQMANSQDDYLIVAGHYPVWSVGKHGPTACLVKQLQPLLLKYKATAYLCGHDHNLQYLQDKNGLGHVLSGAGNFMDDNKQHLHQVPAGYLRFFYGHTTSQGGFAYIEIDSKEMSITYIEAKGKSLYKTSLPRRRRF